From a single Porites lutea chromosome 10, jaPorLute2.1, whole genome shotgun sequence genomic region:
- the LOC140951190 gene encoding DNA repair protein XRCC2-like: MAVESAAQLFVRLGGKQTLDGLDKNLFGDIPEGIQPGSVVEFSGQEGSGKTEMLLHLIANCILPKTWKDLALNGRSIGVVFVDSDYHFQLLRLVTILEHRILNAIRETQGVSMATANINWNNSTHSGNQQCTSGYPEKYNDYENFIKTCLGHLFIVHCNSSLQMLATILSLKNLLSAKPEVGVFMIDSLSAFYWVDRYNGGESLASQESNQRKIVDALAKYTQQYHVVLIVTKQTIFTSSEKSIHRDYLCQSWQRLVNYRYKFDRKKTHNGLDLMFSVCRTYPSGNTVRQFCIKESGIEFVT, translated from the coding sequence CTCTTTGTACGATTAGGAGGGAAGCAGACATTAGATGGCTTGGATAAAAATCTCTTTGGTGATATTCCAGAGGGCATCCAGCCAGGAAGTGTTGTGGAATTTAGTGGCCAGGAGGGAAGTGGAAAGACAGAGATGCTTCTGCATTTAATTGCAAATTGTATTCTTCCCAAGACATGGAAGGATCTGGCACTGAATGGGCGTTCTATTGGAGTTGTGTTTGTGGACTCTGATTATCATTTTCAGTTACTGCGACTAGTCACAATTCTTGAGCATAGGATATTAAATGCCATACGGGAAACACAAggagtttccatggcaacagcAAATATCAACTGGAACAACTCAACCCACAGTGGTAATCAGCAATGTACTTCTGGCTATCCTGAAAAGTACAACGATTATGAAAACTTTATCAAAACTTGTCTCGGACACTTATTTATTGTGCATTGCAATAGTAGCCTTCAGATGTTAGCTACAATCTTATCCCTGAAAAATCTTTTATCCGCAAAACCAGAGGTTGGGGTCTTTATGATTGACAGTTTAAGTGCGTTTTACTGGGTTGATAGATATAATGGTGGAGAGAGTCTGGCCTCTCAAGAATCTAACCAACGAAAGATTGTTGATGCTTTAGCGAAGTACACACAGCAGTATCATGTAGTACTGATTGTCACAAAACAAACTATTTTTACATCATCTGAAAAGTCAATTCATAGAGACTACTTATGCCAGAGTTGGCAAAGACTGGTTAATTATCGCTATAAGTTTGACAGGAAAAAGACACATAATGGACTTGATTTGATGTTCTCAGTTTGCAGAACATATCCATCTGGCAACACTGTCAGACAATTTTGCATAAAGGAAAGTGGCATTGAGTTTGTAACCTaa